TTACTACCCTCATTCCCGCCCTCTTGCCCGGCGAAGATGAGACTGAAGAGGCTCAGGATGAGCAATAGTTTTTCTCTTTCTCAAATTCCAGCCGCAGCAACCCACAGCGTGCCCTGATTTGTGCCCTGATTTGATGTTTTTGTGCCGAGAGTGTAATCGTAAAAACACCCAATTACAGCGGGCGATCGCCCTCGTTTCCAAGAAAGTTCTCTAATTTTGTCGATGGCCTGTAAAGTGCTGCTTCTTACACTAGAAGACTCAAACCTTTCAACTCACCCAATATATCGGTTCACCCAATCCGTTCCCTGAATGTTTTCTCCCAACCAATCGCAAATAAGGGTCTTATTCCCAGCGCTAGTTTTTGATAGACGCTGCGTCGAGACCGACAGCCCCAAAATGACGGTCGAAGCGGCTTAAGAGGGACGTTCACCCGACAGCTACTCGGTAACGTTTGCAGATATAATTCGATTTTCGAATGGCTCAGGGTGAAGTTCTCCTTCTAGTGTGCCATCAGGCGCTCCGGCATCCCGGCAACTAAGTCTAGCTGCTCCGAGTTTTCTCTATTTTCAATTACTAACTTTAGTTTGGACTAACTGGCATCACAATAATGCTCAACAGGATGCCATAAAGAATCTGCTCAACCGTTCATAACAGTTGAACTTAAGGAATTGGATACAATCCTGCTCGCAGTTAAGCTGCTGTTGCAACCGGACTGTTCAGGGATTGTTCGGATGTCTTGCGTTTCGAGGCTCGTTTTTTGACCATCGGATAGCAGGGACGAGGAGTTGGCTTGTGCCCCTTGCCTCGTCCTGGCGATTTACCACGAGGTTTAGGCGCAGGAGCAGGGGTGCCAATCGCTGCCAAAATGCCTGCAAACGCTTGTGCGACCCGACCCGGAGTCAACGTTTCTTGCGGTGCCTGCCAGGGCAAGGGGTGGTCAGTACAGTCCTTTCGCGCTAACCACAACTGCCAACTGAGCAACGGCATCAGGCTGCTCCACTGTTCGGTTGCCGATACAGAACTGAACTGGGGATGTGTCCAATATAGCCTCTGCTTGGCAAAGCGATACCAGTGTTCAATGGCAAAGCGACGGAGGTAGTGCAACCACAGGGTTTCTAACGGAGGCATCTGCTCACCCAGCCAAACTAACCACAAAGGAGCCAAGCGTCGCGTGCTGCTCTGTGTCTCCAGCACCTCCACGCGCAACACTTCCATTGCCCGTTTGGGGGATTTGCGGAAATGGTATGCACTCCAACGACTGACCCGCACTCGTCCCCAGTTGGGATCATCGACTTCAACGGTTTCGACCGGGACACTCCAAGTGTCAGGGTCATTGAGTTTCATCTTATGTCCATGCTTGGCAGGTGCGCCTCGCCCTCGATACGCTGGGGGCGCGCCATAGACACATCGATTGGATGTAACCCGCAGCAGCAAGTCTGCCTCAATCCCTGCCGTTTGGTTGACAAAACTGGCATTGCCGTACCCTCGGTCGTAGATCGCCAACGGACGCACCGCTAACTGCCGAGTCACTTGTTTGAGTTGGAATGCCGCTTTACTGGCGGGTGTTTCAAAGCTGGTGATGCGCTCATGCCGCAATGGTAATGCCCAACTGCCCCTGTCTTCAGCAATCCAGGCTAAGGTACTGTAGTTTTGTCCGGCTATCGGGGCATGTCCTGTTCTGCCTGATAAGGTGCGGTCTTTCAAACGCCTGGCAGCAGGACGGTTCCACCGACTCGCATCACCTGCCAACAACGGTTGCTGCTGAGTCGGTATCTGCTGCACCAACAGCTTCAGCACCTTTGATCGGGGTAGGCGGCTATCGCGCAACGCTTCATAGGTGCTCGACCACTGGCGACGAAAGACAGGACTCTGCGATAGCCTCACAAACGACACGATGCACGCACTCACTAACACGGCATCCATCAGATCAAACAGGGCATCTCTGGCGTTTCCCAAGCTGGCATACAACGTTTGGCGAAATTGCTGAAGTTCGTTGAAAATCATGGGGTCAATGTTGGTTGTACTTCATTGACCTTACGGCAGTCGGTGCTTCTCATTGACTGCCTTCCTCTTCACCATTAGTCCAAACTAAAGTTACTAAGCAAGCAACGATTTGCCATCCTTGGTTGGCACCAATCGCTGCATTTATAGCATCAGCCATAGTTTGACTAGGGACATGAACCCTGAACAGTCTCTTCCGCCTCCAGAGTCTGGCGACGCTGTTACGGGTTTTCCCATCCGTCCGTCCATCTACGATGAGCGCATCGGAAACCCAGCCGCCAGGCCACTCACCGATCTTGAAGCAAACCCCGTCTTGCAAGTCCTCTTTGGGCTGTCTTTTGACGCAGTGCTGGCGTTTGACGATGCGGGTTATTGTCGGGCTGCCAACCCAGCGGCCAGCAATCTTCTGGCATTGCCTGTGGACGCGCTGTGTCAGCGGCGACTCCAGGATTTTGTGCCGCTAGAGTACCAGTCTGAGGCTGCTTGGGCACACTTTTTGCGCGATCGCCAACAGTCTGGACAAACGCTAATTCTAAAAGCCGACGGCCGCTTGCGCTGGGTCGCCTATCGGGCGATCGCCGCCGGGTGCATCCCAGTCTTACAAGACTCAGGATGAGAATTGACCATTGAGATAAGCGCAGCGATGGCGAAGGACTTGTGGAACGTTGTCTTCCTTCCACTGAGCGCCTGAAATTTTCACCCGCCTACCAATTTGCTTGATAGTCGACTCCACGGCACCCGAGCCAATTGAAATCCCCTCAGCTTGGTAGTAGCTGTAGTTAACGATACGGAGCCGATGCTTAGCCAGATAGCCGATAAACTGGTCTACCCGCTCATGGGACCAGTCGTCGAATAGCCTAACCGCCCCATCCACATCCCCTTGCCACAAGCAGGCTTCGACGGCATCAAGACGCTGTTGAGACCCACCCACGTTACCCAAATTCTCCATCAGGTGGTACCAGTCCAAGATCTCAAGGCGCTCGCTGCGATGCCCGATCTGTGAAAACAGGTTCCAGATGCCGTCGTGACCATCCCCAAGACAAACGAGGGGATGCGCTAAGGGCTGCTGGTTGAGCCAGTTGACCAAGCTGTCGTTGTCTTTGTAGAAGGCGCTAATGCTGCACTGATGCAGGTTTACCCCCTTGTAATCGCGCCACTGGCAGGGCTGCCCCTGAGGAGTCCGCAGACGGACTTTGCCCCCGTCTAAGCTCATTTCCTTAACCCCGCTGTCCACCGCTGGTGGCTCTAGGTCTTGACGATGCACCAGCCGTTGCTGGGTACTCCCTGACACGCACACCCCGGTGAGCACAGCGATATCGTCGGCAGCTCGCGCATAGGCTTCGTTGGCACTCAGCAGCAAGCAGCACGTCTCAACCTGAGGACTCCACTGGGTGCGGGCCTTGACCTTAAGCCGCTGGCTCTGGCGCTGACTCAGACTTAAGCGTCCGACGATACTCTGGATGTGCCGCTTTCGCCCAGAGCTTGTGCCGCTGCTTGTGCAGATAAAAAATTTCCGATCTCAGGCCCCACATACTCCAGTAGGTGGTCACGAACGGCGACTTCGATCCCGGCCAATGTTTTGACTTGTTCAGGGTCTGTCTCGTCGTAAAGCAACTCCGCTAACGCCAGTGCATGGGCTTTGATTTGGGCTTCCTTGGTGGCATCCATCGCTTCAACTATCCTTAGAGCAACTGCTCTGAGCCTACGGCGTCTGCCCTTAATCTGCACTAAGCACTTCTACTCATTGCATAACTGGGATGCACCCTCGCCGCCGGCCTTGCTCCAGATCTTCACCTGACAATTTTGCGAGATCTGGGCGATGCCCATGATTCTGAAAACGACCCTGAACGAGAGGCTAACAAAGAGGCTGACAAAGGGGCTAACAAAGAGGCTGAAAACCTGGAGGGGCGATCGCTGGCTGACATGCAGCAGACCCTCGCAACCGAACAGCAGGCAATTGAGCGAGAGCGCTTCATCACCCGGCTAGCACAAACCATCCGCCAGTCGCTCGATTTGCAGACCATGCTACACGCCACAGTGGAACAGGTGCGACACTTCCTCAAGGTGGATCGGGTGCTGATCTACCAGTTTCAGCCCGACTGGAGCGGCAAAGTCGTCGCCGAGTCGGTCGCCCGCGACCCTTTATCACTGCTCGATCGAGTCATCGAAGATCCCTGCTTCGCGGCATCCTTGTCCCTCCCCGACTCGCATCCCTACGTGAGTGGTCGCATCCATCGCGTCAACGATGTGCAGCGTGATGATTTGTCGGACTGCTATCGAGAGATGTTGACCCAGCTTCAGGTGCAGGCGGTGCTGATCATTCCCATCGTCGTACAAGATCGGCTGTGGGGACTGCTGGTGTCTCACCATTGCACCGCGCCGCACCAGTGGGATGCCCTCAGCGAAGACCTGCTGCAACAGCTCAGCACCCAACTGGCGATTGGCATTTCCCAAGCCGAACTGTATCGACAAACCCAACAGCAAGCCCAAAAAGAACAGCTTGTGAACCAGCTTGTCCAAGCTGTTCGCAATTCTCTGGATTTGCAAACGGTTTTCGCCAACGCCACGACTGCAATCGGGGAAATGCTGCGGCTCGACCGGGCGGAACTGGTGCGCTATCAGCCTGAACAAGGCTGCTGGATCAACGTATGCAGCTATCGCAACCGCCCAGAATTGCCTGATGCCAACGGGGTGGTCATTCCCGATGAAGGCAATCCAATCGCAGCCGGGCTAAAGCAACTCCAAGTCATGCACGTAAGCAGTTTGGCCGATGAACCCGACCCCATTAGTCAATCCTTTGCGGAGCATTTTCCAGGTGCGTGGATGCTGGTTCCGATTCCCCGAATTAGCATAGCCGAAACGGAGGCGGCAGAGCGGCGGGTTTGGGGGTCGCTATCGCTGAACTATCAGCAACCGTCGCGGCAGTGGCAAAGCTGGGAGTTGGAAACGGTGCAGGCGGTGGTTGATCAATTGGCGATCGCCATTCAGCAGTTGAGCCTGTATCAGTCGGTGCAGCGGCTAAATGATGATTTAGAACATCAGGTCGCCCATCGCACTGCCCAATTGCAGCAGGCGCTAGAGTTCGAGGCACTGCTAAAGCGAATTACTGACAAAGTGCGCGACAGCCTGGACGAAGCCCAGATTTTGCAGGGCGTGGTGGAGGAGGTTGGGCAAGGATTGCCCGGTATCTTGTGTTGCCGGACTGCAACCTACAGTCCTGACCTGCAAAGCAGCATCATCAGCTATGAGTACACGACCTGGCTGCCCAGCGCCGAGGGGCAGGCCGTGCTGTTTTCCGACAAGCCAGATCTGTATCGACAATTGCTGGCGGGACTGCCTTTTCAGTTTTGCCAAATGGCTCCTGATCCCTTGCCCCAAGTGCAAGAATCTCTGGCAGTTCTAGCATTTCCGGTGTTTGACGATCAGGGGATTTTGGGCGATATCTGGCTATTTCGAGAGCGCCAGCAGTGGTTTAACGATGCGGAGATTCGCCTAGTGCAGCAGGTCGCAACGCAATGTGCGATTGCCATCCGGCAGGCCCGACTTTATTACACATCGCTGTCTCAGGTCGAAGAGCTAGAGCGGCTCAATCGCCTGAAGGACGACTTTCTCAGCACGGTGTCCCATGAGCTACGCACCCCCATTGCAGGCATCAAGATGTCGATTCAGCTTTTGGAAATTCACCTGAATCGGCTGGGCATTTTGGGCGATTCGCGAAGCGATCCCTACGGGAATCGCAGCAACCCCATTACGCGCTACTTCCAAATCTTGCAAGACGAGTGCCAGCGCGAATCAGACCTGATCAACAACCTGCTTGACCTGTCGCATCTTGATGCCGAGGTCGATCCGCTGCTGCCTAGCGAAATCCGCCTCGATCTCTGGGTGCCGCACATCGCCGAAGCGTTTATCGAGCAGACCCGCGACAATCAGCAGCAGTTGTTCATTAACGTTGCAGCAAACCTGCCCCCGCTCATCACCGACTCGTCCTACCTGGAGCGCATCTTGACGGAACTGCTGACCAACGCCTGCAAGTATACCCCCGCTGGAGAGCGCATCACCGTCGAAGCCAGACCGTGGAACCGATCGCGCAACCACCATCAGAGTGGCCAATCTTTCGCCGACCCAACCGAGCCAGCCTACCCCAACGCGCCTACCCTCTTCCAAATCTGCGTTACCAACACAGGAGTTGAAATCCCTGAAGCAGAGCGCGATCGCATTTTTGAGCGGTTTTATCGCATTCCCAGCAACGATCCCTGGCGCTATGGCGGCACAGGACTGGGGCTGGCGCTGGTCAAGCGGCTGGTAGAACGACTGGGCGGGGCGATCGCCGTTGAAAGCAGCCACACCGAAGACAGCCGGGGAGAAACCTGCTTTACCGTTACGCTGCCCAGCTTGGAGTTGACCTCAGGAGAGCGCTAGGGAGCGGGGGCAAGGACGAGGAGCTTTCTGAAGCATTTCTGAAGCATTTCTCGTCATCGCCTTATCCGCTTGTTTCCCATCAACCAGCCACCCGTATCGGCCCGTCCACGCTGCCTGTAAAAAACTGCCGCATGGCTGGATTGTCCGTCGTGTCGATCTCCTCCACTCGCCCTTCCCACTGCACTTTGCCCTCATGCAGAAAAACGATGCGGTCAGCAGTGCGGCGAATGGTGCTGTGCTGGTGGGTCACAATGGCGTAGGTGGTGCAGCCATCCTCAGTGCATTGCAGCTTGCGGATCAGGTCTTCAATTACGGTGGAGGCGATTGGGTCTAGCCCGGCAGTTGGTTCGTCATAGAGCAGCAGTTCAGGATTATCCGCCGGATTGTCGGGGTTTTTTAGGATAGCGCGGGCAAAGCTAACCCGCTGGCGCATCCCGCCAGAGAGTTCCGACGGATAGCGATCGCCCGTTCCTGGCAACCCCACCATTTCCAGCACCCGCTCCACCTGCTGACGAATTTGGTGACGCGGCAACCGAGAGTGCTGATACAGCAAAAAGCCAACGTTTTCATCCACCGTCAGCGAATCGAACAGGGCCGCCCGCTGAAACACCATACCCACGCCAAAGGGATCTTTACCCTCGTCTACCAGCCCCGTGCGGCGCTGCCCTTTCAGATAAATCTCGCCTGCATCCGGCGCAATCAGCCCCGCAATCAGGCGAAGGATGGTTGATTTTCCAGTGCCCGAAGGACCGATGATGCCCACTGCCTCATTGGGGTAAATGGCTAAATCCACTTCGTCTAGCACGATGCGATCGCCAAAGGCCTTGCTCACACCGCGCAATTCAATCAACGGTTCGCCCATGCTTTGCGCCTGTGTGCTTGCTTCCAGTGTGCCTTCCCCCAGGGTGCTTGCTTCCAGTGTGTCTGCTTCCAGTGTGCTTGCTTCCAGCGTGCCTTCCCCCGGTGTAACTGCTTCCAGTGTGCCCTCTTCTTGCATCCGCACGTTCGCTTCGTACATATATCCCGCCGACTAGTATCCCGCCGACTAGTATCCCGCCGACTAGCATCCTACCAACTGGCATCCCTCCGGCTACCCAAATGATAAGACCAGTCTCGCAAAGCCGCAGTAGTTGCAGAGTGAAAGGGGCTATCCGCCCCAGGCACGCGAAGGCTGGCTCTTTCAAACAATCAACCGTGGATTCGATCGAGATAGGCTAATATCCTTGCAGCGGAAGTAGACCAAATTTGACCCTGAACAACAGTGGCGTAAGCAGTGGCGTAAGCAGGAACATGCAAGTAGGAAAGTGTAAGCAGGAACGTGCAGGTAGGAATATGCAATCACGGGGAAGCTTCCGAAACTTCATCACGAATTCATCAAGACTTTACACAAGCGCATCCCACAGTCCTAGTTTATGACTAGTTTGATGGGTAACTAAGATGGGTGACTAAGATGGGTGACATTGCAGCGTCATCCGGTTACGACTTCACTTGTGAAATGCCACGCGGCTAGAGCATTATCAGAGCGTGATAAGGTTTGCAAAGCCCAGTCCGATTTCCAGAGTATAAACTGATACGCAGCGTCGCTGCCCTTTTGCCTTAGCCAGGTCACCATGTCAAACGGACTCCTAAAGCACGCCCTCCAGGCCATCAAGCCTGAGCCGCGCCTCCGCCGGGCCAACCTACCCAAAAAGCCTGCACCCAGAGCCGCAAGCCGCCATCGCACACCCCATCGGGTGAATCAATGGTTCAAATGGCTATCGCCAGGGCTATCGGTCAAGCGGTGGCTGTTTATCACCGTTGGGGGCTGTCTGCTGCTGCTGCTGGGGATTGCGATTTGGTCGCGTCAAACGCCAATTTTTCGCTTGGGGCAGCTAATTGGGGATGTGCTGGAGGTCATCACGCGGATTGTGCCGAACTATATCAGCGGGCCGCTTGTGATGCTGGCGGGCGTGCTGCTGGTGTTTTGGGGGCAGACGCGCAGTTTGGGGTCGATTACTGAAGTGCTGATGCCGGGAGAAGAAGAAGAACTGGTGGATCGGCTGATGGCCCATCGCCGTCTGAATCGGGGACCGCGA
The Thermoleptolyngbya sichuanensis A183 DNA segment above includes these coding regions:
- a CDS encoding NF041680 family putative transposase; the protein is MIFNELQQFRQTLYASLGNARDALFDLMDAVLVSACIVSFVRLSQSPVFRRQWSSTYEALRDSRLPRSKVLKLLVQQIPTQQQPLLAGDASRWNRPAARRLKDRTLSGRTGHAPIAGQNYSTLAWIAEDRGSWALPLRHERITSFETPASKAAFQLKQVTRQLAVRPLAIYDRGYGNASFVNQTAGIEADLLLRVTSNRCVYGAPPAYRGRGAPAKHGHKMKLNDPDTWSVPVETVEVDDPNWGRVRVSRWSAYHFRKSPKRAMEVLRVEVLETQSSTRRLAPLWLVWLGEQMPPLETLWLHYLRRFAIEHWYRFAKQRLYWTHPQFSSVSATEQWSSLMPLLSWQLWLARKDCTDHPLPWQAPQETLTPGRVAQAFAGILAAIGTPAPAPKPRGKSPGRGKGHKPTPRPCYPMVKKRASKRKTSEQSLNSPVATAA
- a CDS encoding PAS domain-containing protein, yielding MNPEQSLPPPESGDAVTGFPIRPSIYDERIGNPAARPLTDLEANPVLQVLFGLSFDAVLAFDDAGYCRAANPAASNLLALPVDALCQRRLQDFVPLEYQSEAAWAHFLRDRQQSGQTLILKADGRLRWVAYRAIAAGCIPVLQDSG
- a CDS encoding ISKra4 family transposase (programmed frameshift) — its product is MDATKEAQIKAHALALAELLYDETDPEQVKTLAGIEVAVRDHLLEYVGPEIGKFFICTSSGTSSGRKRHIQSIVGRLSLSQRQSQRLKVKARTQWSPQVETCCLLLSANEAYARAADDIAVLTGVCVSGSTQQRLVHRQDLEPPAVDSGVKEMSLDGGKVRLRTPQGQPCQWRDYKGVNLHQCSISAFYKDNDSLVNWLNQQPLAHPLVCLGDGHDGIWNLFSQIGHRSERLEILDWYHLMENLGNVGGSQQRLDAVEACLWQGDVDGAVRLFDDWSHERVDQFIGYLAKHRLRIVNYSYYQAEGISIGSGAVESTIKQIGRRVKISGAQWKEDNVPQVLRHRCAYLNGQFSS
- a CDS encoding sensor histidine kinase, yielding MRDLGDAHDSENDPEREANKEADKGANKEAENLEGRSLADMQQTLATEQQAIERERFITRLAQTIRQSLDLQTMLHATVEQVRHFLKVDRVLIYQFQPDWSGKVVAESVARDPLSLLDRVIEDPCFAASLSLPDSHPYVSGRIHRVNDVQRDDLSDCYREMLTQLQVQAVLIIPIVVQDRLWGLLVSHHCTAPHQWDALSEDLLQQLSTQLAIGISQAELYRQTQQQAQKEQLVNQLVQAVRNSLDLQTVFANATTAIGEMLRLDRAELVRYQPEQGCWINVCSYRNRPELPDANGVVIPDEGNPIAAGLKQLQVMHVSSLADEPDPISQSFAEHFPGAWMLVPIPRISIAETEAAERRVWGSLSLNYQQPSRQWQSWELETVQAVVDQLAIAIQQLSLYQSVQRLNDDLEHQVAHRTAQLQQALEFEALLKRITDKVRDSLDEAQILQGVVEEVGQGLPGILCCRTATYSPDLQSSIISYEYTTWLPSAEGQAVLFSDKPDLYRQLLAGLPFQFCQMAPDPLPQVQESLAVLAFPVFDDQGILGDIWLFRERQQWFNDAEIRLVQQVATQCAIAIRQARLYYTSLSQVEELERLNRLKDDFLSTVSHELRTPIAGIKMSIQLLEIHLNRLGILGDSRSDPYGNRSNPITRYFQILQDECQRESDLINNLLDLSHLDAEVDPLLPSEIRLDLWVPHIAEAFIEQTRDNQQQLFINVAANLPPLITDSSYLERILTELLTNACKYTPAGERITVEARPWNRSRNHHQSGQSFADPTEPAYPNAPTLFQICVTNTGVEIPEAERDRIFERFYRIPSNDPWRYGGTGLGLALVKRLVERLGGAIAVESSHTEDSRGETCFTVTLPSLELTSGER
- a CDS encoding ABC transporter ATP-binding protein; amino-acid sequence: MGEPLIELRGVSKAFGDRIVLDEVDLAIYPNEAVGIIGPSGTGKSTILRLIAGLIAPDAGEIYLKGQRRTGLVDEGKDPFGVGMVFQRAALFDSLTVDENVGFLLYQHSRLPRHQIRQQVERVLEMVGLPGTGDRYPSELSGGMRQRVSFARAILKNPDNPADNPELLLYDEPTAGLDPIASTVIEDLIRKLQCTEDGCTTYAIVTHQHSTIRRTADRIVFLHEGKVQWEGRVEEIDTTDNPAMRQFFTGSVDGPIRVAG